The following proteins are encoded in a genomic region of Zea mays cultivar B73 chromosome 9, Zm-B73-REFERENCE-NAM-5.0, whole genome shotgun sequence:
- the LOC103638070 gene encoding probable sugar phosphate/phosphate translocator At1g06470: MHPKPEGGEANGAAAEAGSPRSGNFRQRSMHAAPADPEAARRAFDVENPPPCSAAAGGGLRPSESVTKLESLERAERAALAPAVVLRTGFYILVWYAFSTCLTLYNKTLLGDKLGKFPAPLLMNTVHFALQAGLSKLIIFLQSKGPEAAVEMGWKDYFIRVVPTALGTALDINLSNASLVFISVTFATMCKSASPIFLLLFAFAFRLENASIKLLGIIVVISTGVLLTVSKETEFDFLGFIFVTLAAVMSGFRWSMTQILLQKDTYGLKNPITLMSHVTPVMAIATMILSLLLDPWSEFKKNSYFDNPWHVMRSCLLMLIGGTLAFFMVLTEYILISATSAITVTIAGVVKESVTILVAVFYFHDEFTWLKGVGLFTIMVGVSLFNWYKYEKFKRGHIDEDDANSPSCTGDVKYIILDDLEYQDEFEEEDT, translated from the exons ATGCATCCCAAGCCCGAGGGCGGCGAAGCCAACGGGGCCGCCGCGGAGGCGGGCTCCCCGCGGTCCGGCAACTTCCGGCAGCGGAGCATGCACGCCGCCCCCGCGGATCCGGAGGCGGCGCGCCGGGCGTTCGATGTCGAGAACCCCCCGCCTTGCTCCGCCGCCGCGGGCGGCGGGCTCCGGCCCAGCGAGTCCGTCACCAAGCTGGAGTCGCTGGAGCGCGCGGAGCGCGCCGCGCTGGCGCCCGCCGTCGTGCTCAGGACCGGGTTCTACATCCTGGTGTGGTACGCGTTCAGCACCTGCCTCACCCT atATAACAAGACGCTGCTGGGGGACAAGCTCGGCAAGTTCCCGGCGCCGCTGCTGATGAACACCGTGCACTTCGCGCTGCAGGCGGGGCTCTCCAAGCTCATAATCTTCTTACAGTCCAAGGGGCCGGAGGCCGCCGTCGAGATGGGGTGGAAAGACTACTTCATCAGAG TCGTGCCAACTGCTCTCGGGACGGCCTTGGACATAAACCTGAGCAACGCATCTCTTGTGTTCATCTCGGTGACGTTTGCTACTATG TGTAAATCAGCCTCCCCGATATTCCTTTTGCTTTTTGCGTTTGCATTTAG GTTGGAGAATGCTAGCATCAAGCTTCTAGGAATTATAGTTGTTATTTCTACTGGAGTTCTGTTGACAG TTTCCAAGGAGACGGAGTTTGACTTCTTGGGCTTCATTTTTGTGACGCTTGCTGCTGTTATGTCGGGATTCCGTTGGTCCATGACTCAGATTCTACTGCAG AAAGACACTTACG GCCTGAAGAATCCAATTACCTTGATGAGCCATGTTACGCCAGTGATGGCCATAGCCACTATGATACTATCTCTATTACTGGACCCTTGGAGTGAATTTAAAAAAAATTCATATTTCGATAACCCTTGGCATGTCATGCGCAGTTGCCTACTTATGCTTATAGGAGGAACTTTAGCTTTTTTCATG GTGTTAACAGAGTATATACTTATTTCAGCAACAAGTGCCATAACCGTCACAATAGCTGGAGTAGTAAAAGAATCTGTAACCATTTTG GTTGCGGTATTTTATTTCCATGATGAATTTACTTGGTTGAAAGGGGTTGGTCTTTTCACCATTATGGTTGGTGTTAGCTTATTCAATTGGTACAA GTATGAGAAATTCAAAAGGGGTCATATAGATGAGGATGATGCCAACTCTCCTTCATGTACTGGTGACGTCAAGTACATTATTCTAGACGACTTGGAGTATCAGGATGAATTTGAGGAGGAAGATACATAA